Proteins encoded by one window of Modestobacter marinus:
- a CDS encoding bile acid:sodium symporter family protein, with protein sequence MHQVRVVSSFVGRWFAVIVVLAGALALAVPEAFAGGTAAVPWLLAVIMLGMGMTLRPVDFAIVARRPWALLAGVATQFVVMPGLAFGIAEVLDLPPALSAGMVLVGSAPGGTASNVIVYLARGDTALSVAMTSVSTLLAPLLTPLLVLWLAGQYLPVDGAGLFTSILQVVLVPVLLGLLLRRLVPGLVERLLDVLPLVSVAGITVVVAIVVAASADTLLSVGLLVVVAVVAHNLLGLALGYAVARVCGFDEQGRRAVSIEVGMQNSGLAAALATAHFSAAAALPAALFSVWHNVSGSLLAGHWARRSAAAASEPTLPAGAPGPRP encoded by the coding sequence GTGCACCAGGTCAGGGTCGTCAGCTCGTTCGTCGGGCGCTGGTTCGCCGTCATCGTGGTGCTGGCGGGCGCGCTGGCGCTGGCGGTCCCCGAGGCCTTCGCCGGCGGGACGGCGGCGGTCCCGTGGCTGCTCGCGGTGATCATGCTCGGGATGGGCATGACCCTGCGGCCGGTCGACTTCGCGATCGTGGCGCGCCGCCCGTGGGCGCTGCTGGCCGGGGTGGCCACCCAGTTCGTCGTCATGCCGGGGCTCGCGTTCGGGATCGCCGAGGTGCTCGACCTGCCCCCGGCCCTCTCGGCCGGCATGGTGCTCGTCGGCTCCGCCCCCGGTGGCACCGCGTCCAACGTGATCGTCTACCTGGCCCGCGGCGACACCGCCCTCTCGGTGGCGATGACGTCGGTCTCCACCCTGCTCGCGCCGCTGCTCACCCCGCTGCTGGTGCTGTGGCTGGCCGGGCAGTACCTCCCGGTCGACGGCGCCGGGCTGTTCACCTCGATCCTGCAGGTGGTGCTGGTGCCGGTCTTGCTCGGGCTGCTGCTGCGCCGCCTCGTCCCGGGGCTGGTCGAGCGGCTGCTCGACGTCCTCCCGCTGGTCTCCGTCGCCGGGATCACGGTCGTGGTGGCGATCGTCGTCGCGGCGAGCGCGGACACCCTGCTCTCGGTGGGGCTGCTCGTGGTCGTGGCGGTCGTCGCGCACAACCTGCTCGGCTTGGCCCTGGGCTACGCGGTGGCCCGCGTCTGCGGCTTCGACGAACAGGGCCGGCGGGCGGTCAGCATCGAGGTCGGCATGCAGAACTCCGGCCTGGCGGCGGCGCTGGCCACCGCGCACTTCTCCGCCGCCGCCGCGCTGCCGGCGGCGCTGTTCTCGGTCTGGCACAACGTCTCGGGCTCGCTGCTGGCCGGCCACTGGGCGCGCCGGAGCGCCGCGGCTGCGTCCGAGCCCACCCTCCCGGCCGGTGCCCCCGGCCCCCGTCCCTGA
- a CDS encoding helix-turn-helix transcriptional regulator yields MTGSPRTELAAFLRSRRRQVEPASVGLPGHGARRAPGLRREEVALLSGVSHTWYTWLEQGRDISPSRQVVDAVARTLQLSPAEHEYVLRLTGHAATAPAEPGPAELPAHAVRLLSALGPSPAFVITHSWSILGWNTAYERLYPGVATAPEGERNLLWVVFTDPAVRSLLGDWATDSRRFLTQFRAEVGSRVHDPAVVDLVTRLQEASEHFRAGWASHDVDSFSSSERRFEHPRVGSLLLEHHQLTLADSPDLHLVVYTAAEGTDSAARLARLSSA; encoded by the coding sequence GTGACCGGTTCCCCACGCACCGAGCTGGCGGCCTTCCTGCGCTCCCGGCGCCGGCAGGTGGAGCCCGCGTCGGTCGGGCTGCCCGGGCACGGCGCCCGGCGCGCACCCGGGCTGCGCCGGGAGGAGGTCGCGCTGCTGTCCGGCGTCAGCCACACCTGGTACACGTGGCTGGAGCAGGGCCGGGACATCTCGCCGTCCCGCCAGGTGGTGGACGCCGTCGCCCGCACGCTGCAGCTCTCGCCGGCCGAGCACGAGTACGTGCTGCGGCTGACCGGGCACGCCGCGACGGCCCCGGCGGAGCCCGGTCCGGCGGAGCTGCCGGCGCACGCGGTGCGGCTGCTGTCGGCCCTGGGCCCCTCCCCCGCCTTCGTCATCACGCACAGCTGGTCGATCCTCGGGTGGAACACCGCCTACGAGCGGCTCTACCCCGGCGTGGCCACGGCGCCGGAGGGCGAGCGGAACCTGCTCTGGGTGGTGTTCACCGACCCCGCCGTGCGCAGCCTGCTCGGCGACTGGGCCACCGACAGCCGGCGCTTCCTCACCCAGTTCCGGGCCGAGGTCGGCAGCCGGGTGCACGACCCCGCCGTCGTCGACCTGGTCACCCGGCTGCAGGAGGCCAGCGAGCACTTCCGGGCCGGCTGGGCCAGCCACGACGTCGACTCGTTCAGCTCCAGCGAGCGCCGCTTCGAGCACCCCCGGGTGGGCAGCCTGCTGCTGGAGCACCACCAGCTCACCCTGGCCGACTCCCCCGACCTGCACCTGGTCGTCTACACGGCCGCCGAGGGCACCGACAGCGCCGCCCGGCTGGCCCGGCTGTCCAGCGCCTGA
- the ilvD gene encoding dihydroxy-acid dehydratase — protein MTTTQPTAGPAATGLPSPVVTTVEDRPTSNDRTVDVKPRSREVTDGDAKAPARAMLRAVGMGDDDFAKPQIGVASSWNEITPCNLSLDRLAKRAKEGVHAAGGYPLEFGTISVSDGISMGHEGMRASLVSREVIADSVETVMFAERLDGSVLLAGCDKSLPGMLMAAARLDLASVFVYSGSTLPGKLGDKDLTLIDVFEGVGACAAGKITRDELTAIEKAACPGMGSCGGMYTANTMASVSEALGMALPGSAAPPAPDARRDAIAIASGEAVVNLLRKGITARQIMTKEAFENAITVVMALGGSTNAVLHLMAIAHEADVDLTLDDFNRIGDRTPHLADVKPFGRFVMTDVDRVGGVPVVLRALLDAGLLHGDVLTVTGKTMAENLAEISPPDLDGTIVHAMNDPIHKTGGLTILRGSLAPEGAVVKSAGFDADVFEGTARVFDGEQGAMDAVTEGTLAKDDVVVIRYEGPRGGPGMREMLAVTGAIKGAGLGKDVLLLTDGRFSGGTTGLCVGHIAPEAADGGPIAFVRDGDRIRLDLAARTLELLVDDEELDARREGWAPPAPRYTRGVLAKYAKLVGSAAHGAVCG, from the coding sequence ATGACGACCACCCAGCCCACCGCCGGACCCGCGGCCACCGGCCTACCATCGCCGGTCGTGACGACCGTCGAGGACCGCCCCACCAGCAACGACCGCACCGTCGACGTCAAGCCGCGCAGCCGCGAGGTCACCGACGGGGACGCCAAGGCCCCGGCCCGGGCCATGCTCCGCGCGGTGGGCATGGGCGACGACGACTTCGCCAAGCCGCAGATCGGCGTCGCGTCGTCCTGGAACGAGATCACCCCCTGCAACCTGTCGCTGGACCGGCTGGCCAAGCGGGCCAAGGAGGGCGTGCACGCCGCCGGCGGCTACCCGCTGGAGTTCGGCACCATCTCGGTCTCCGACGGCATCTCCATGGGCCACGAGGGGATGCGCGCCTCGCTGGTCTCCCGCGAGGTCATCGCCGACTCGGTCGAGACCGTCATGTTCGCCGAGCGGCTGGACGGCTCGGTGCTCCTGGCCGGCTGCGACAAGTCGCTGCCCGGCATGCTCATGGCCGCGGCCCGGCTCGACCTCGCCAGCGTGTTCGTCTACTCCGGCTCCACGCTGCCCGGGAAGCTCGGCGACAAGGACCTCACCCTGATCGACGTCTTCGAGGGCGTCGGCGCCTGCGCCGCCGGGAAGATCACCCGCGACGAGCTGACCGCGATCGAGAAGGCCGCCTGCCCGGGGATGGGCTCCTGTGGTGGCATGTACACCGCGAACACGATGGCGAGCGTCTCCGAGGCGCTGGGCATGGCCCTGCCCGGCAGCGCCGCGCCGCCCGCGCCCGACGCCCGCCGCGACGCCATCGCGATCGCCTCCGGTGAGGCCGTGGTCAACCTGCTCCGCAAGGGGATCACCGCCCGGCAGATCATGACCAAGGAGGCGTTCGAGAACGCGATCACCGTGGTCATGGCGCTGGGCGGCTCGACCAACGCCGTCCTGCACCTGATGGCGATCGCCCACGAGGCCGACGTCGACCTCACCCTGGACGACTTCAACCGGATCGGTGACCGCACCCCGCACCTGGCCGACGTGAAGCCCTTCGGCCGGTTCGTGATGACCGACGTCGACCGCGTCGGCGGCGTGCCGGTCGTGCTGCGCGCGCTGCTGGACGCCGGCCTGCTGCACGGCGACGTGCTCACCGTCACCGGGAAGACGATGGCCGAGAACCTCGCCGAGATCAGCCCGCCGGACCTCGACGGCACGATCGTGCACGCGATGAACGACCCGATCCACAAGACCGGTGGGCTGACGATCCTGCGGGGTTCGCTGGCGCCGGAGGGCGCGGTGGTGAAGTCCGCCGGCTTCGACGCCGACGTCTTCGAGGGCACCGCCCGGGTCTTCGACGGCGAGCAGGGCGCGATGGACGCCGTCACCGAGGGCACCCTGGCCAAGGACGACGTCGTGGTGATCCGCTACGAGGGCCCGCGCGGCGGCCCCGGCATGCGGGAGATGCTCGCCGTCACCGGCGCGATCAAGGGCGCCGGCCTGGGCAAGGACGTGCTGCTGCTCACCGACGGCCGGTTCTCCGGCGGCACCACCGGGCTGTGCGTCGGCCACATCGCCCCCGAGGCGGCCGACGGCGGCCCGATCGCCTTCGTCCGCGACGGGGACCGGATCCGGCTCGACCTCGCCGCCCGCACGCTGGAGCTCCTGGTCGACGACGAGGAGCTGGACGCCCGCCGGGAGGGCTGGGCGCCGCCGGCGCCGCGCTACACCCGCGGGGTGCTCGCCAAGTACGCCAAGCTGGTCGGCTCGGCGGCCCACGGGGCGGTCTGCGGCTGA
- a CDS encoding PH domain-containing protein, with translation MAVARMRMSRIALVPVLFLTICVLPVTVASPWAWLLMAVPLALAGWVFRVGVDLSDDGVTVRSLVSRRTVPWAEVAGIRVGERADLWLVTTAGTQLQLPVLRARDLPRLAALSGGRIPDPGAPSHP, from the coding sequence GTGGCTGTGGCTCGGATGCGGATGAGCCGGATCGCGCTCGTCCCCGTCCTCTTCCTGACGATCTGCGTGCTCCCGGTGACCGTCGCCTCGCCCTGGGCGTGGCTGCTGATGGCGGTGCCGCTGGCGCTGGCCGGCTGGGTGTTCCGGGTCGGGGTCGACCTCTCCGACGACGGGGTCACCGTGCGGTCGCTGGTCTCCCGTCGGACGGTCCCCTGGGCCGAGGTGGCCGGCATCCGGGTCGGTGAGCGCGCCGACCTGTGGCTGGTCACGACCGCCGGCACCCAGCTGCAGCTGCCGGTGCTGCGGGCCCGCGACCTGCCCCGCCTCGCCGCCCTCTCCGGCGGCCGCATACCCGACCCCGGGGCGCCTTCCCACCCGTGA